Within Trichocoleus desertorum ATA4-8-CV12, the genomic segment GGTTGCTAACACCACCAGGAACCCTATTAGATTCCTCCTTCTCTAAAGCTGCAAGGAAGTGTGAATCCTATACTGTTCTTGCAACTGCTGTGCAAGTTGTTGCAATTTAGTTTCAGAACGAGCCACTAGAACCAAATTGGTTTTACGAGCAGCGAGTTCCTGAGCAAAGACAGTACCGATACCAGCAGACGCTCCGGTGATGAGAGCTGTTGTCATACGGATTCTAAAAAACAGAGCATTTACACGTTACGAAGCTTAAGCTGGCTTTTCCTCAGCCCAAATAGTGAATCAGCGATCGCTCTAACGGTTCTACAGCACGTATAAGTCGTTGGGCGATCGCTAACCTCAATTCACTGGATATGGGTAGAACCACACTCAGGACATTGCATCAAGAGTAACCTCAATTCATACTTCTATTCTGCAATGCCCTTTTATTCATCGTTGACTTTACCTGTCATCGCTTTAATCTGCGATCGCTTGGTTCTACTCTCCAGCCGCCTTCTTTGCGAACTCCGGGTTGGCTTGCTAACCTTACGAGGTTTTGGCACCGCGATCGCACTTTTGATCAATGCTTACAGCCGTTGTGATGCCTCTTCCTGGTTCTCCTCTTGGCTGCGGTGCTCCTGCGCTTTGATGATAACGACCCCTTCTTTGGTAATCCGTTGGTCATGCAACTGCAATAGCCGCTTTTCGGGTGCAGTCTGCTCTTTATTTCTGACCAAAATTTCTCCTAGAGCCGCCGGACGAAACAGACCAGACTCCACGCAACCTACTTTTTGGGCCGAGAACTTGGTGCAGAGGTCATTCCAGGCTATGAAGATCGTCTCTGGCGGCAGGGATTGCACAAACTGTTGGGAGCCAATGGTGCCAGGGGTGAACCAGGTAATCCGCACTGCTTCACCGCGATCGACTAAGCGATCAAGGGTGGCAGTTTGCTGAGAAGTTAAGGCACCTTGCTTCGCTAGCGCCACAGGCGATCGCATCCCTTTTTTCAGCACATAGACAATGGTTCCAGGATTGTTGGCCCGCAGAGGAGTAGAAATGGCACAGCCGTTTTCAAAGGGGATGGGCAAAGTCTGAATTGGGCTTTCAGGAAAGTTCGTGACGGTTTGGCACTGAGCAGTTTGTGGAGATGCTGACTGCTTCAACTTGGGTGCCTCTAAGCCAATGGCTACAGAGCTAGCGGTTAGTAGGCCAACGATAAGCGCGATCGCGGGAAGTTTTAC encodes:
- a CDS encoding SDR family NAD(P)-dependent oxidoreductase, translating into MTTALITGASAGIGTVFAQELAARKTNLVLVARSETKLQQLAQQLQEQYRIHTSLQL